CGCGCGCGGTCATAATCAATTGATTACAAAAGCGATAGCTGTTACCACCCGCTTAATAATCAATTTCTTTGACTTAGCCCCTCCCGGTGCCGCCATCTATCTCCAATGTCAAAACTTAGCCTGGTCTCAAGTGCTCCCTCGCTCTTGCCGGATGCAGTGTCTCCCGGTCGTCTGGTAGGACGTCTTCTGGTTGCTGCCGCGCTCTGCCTCGGAAGCCTCTGTCCCGCGCACGCTCAGAAGGCCACCGAATCCCTGGTCTACTCCTTTGCCGGAACCACGGACAGCCAGGTCCCAGCCGCGAGCCTCATCCAGGCCGGCGACGGTCAGCTCTACGGAACTACCATCGGAAACTTCTTCACAGACTATGGCTCCGTCTACAAACTCGGCCTGAATGGTGCATACACCACCGTCTACAAATTCGGCGGCATCACGGACAGCGCCACGCCCTTCGCCCCGCTCTACCAGGCCGCGGACGGCAACCTTTACAGCACGACCTACGGCAATCTTCTCTTTGGCACTGACGGAACCGTCTTCTCCATCACTCCTGCCGGAAAGCTGACGACACTCTACAGCTTCACAGGAGCGACCGACGGTGCCAATCCTGAAGGCGGCCTCGTCCAGTTGAGTGACGGCACCTTCTTCGGTGCCACTCCCAATGCAGCCACAGGCTACGGAACGCTCTTCCAGATCGGCACAGCCAAACCCCTGACTACTCTTATCTCCTTCAACAAGTTCAACGGTGCAGGCGCAATTGCAGCCCCCGTAGAGGGAACCGATGGCAACTTTTACGGCGTAAGCGGGGTCGGCGGAGCCAGCGGCTTCGGTTCCATCTATCAACTCACACCGTCCGGAACGCTCACACCGATCTACAACTTCACCGGCCTGGGCGACGGAGCCTCCCCCTTCGGCCCGCTGATCGAGGGCCCGGACGGCAACTTCTACGGCGCAACAGGAGCCAACGGTACAGTCAAGGGCGCGGACAAGAACGGCACCATCTTCCGCATCACTACCGCTGGCGTCCTCACCACCCTGCACGTCATGAACCCAGCCACGGATGGATCGAGCCCCCTGGCTCTCTTTCTCGGCGGCGACGGCTTTCTCTACGGCAACACGACATCCGGCGGCGCCAACAGCGACGGCACCATCTTCCGCGTAAGCCTCACCGGCACCTTCACCAAGCTCTACGACTTCGCCACCGGTGATGCCACCGCCCCCCAGATGGGTCTCGTCCAGGCCAGCGACGGAACCTTCTGGGGCTCCGGTTCCTCAGGCGCTGCCAACAGCCTCGGCGGAGTCTTCAAACTCACGCTCTCCCCAGCTCCGCCCGCACCCGTTACCCTCACCGCCTCAGCCTCCACCATCAGCCTTGGAGACCCCGTCACCCTCACTTGGACCGTCACCAACGCCTTCTCCAACACCATGCGCCGCTGCAACGCGTCCATCTCGCCCGCGCCCGCATCCGCCGCCGGATGGTCCGGCACGCAGCCCGGAAAGTTTGACTCCACCACCAATCTCTGGAGCGGCTCCACCACCATCACGCCCGCCTACCCCGGCGTCTACACGTACGGCCTCACCTGCGGCGGCACAGAATCCACCACAGCCACCATTACCGTAGGCAACGCGGCCGCGCTCACCATCACCACGCAGTCTCCGCTCTCCACCGCTTACATCGGCGTCCCGTACGCTCAGACCATCGGCGTCAGCGGCGGCGTACAGCCTTACACCTTCGCCGTAACGGTAGGCTCGCTGCCCGCCGGCCTAGCGCTCAACCCCACCACCGGCGCAATCACCGGCACACCAACCCTCACCGACTCCAGCGACTTCACCGTCAAGGTCACGGACTCGGACGCCGCCGGCGCATCCTCCGCCACTGCGAACCTCTCCATCGCGGTCCTGCAACCCCTCAAGCTCGTAACATCCTCGCTGCCTGACGGACGCCTGGGAGTCGCCTACTCCCAGCAGTTGACCGCCTCAGGAGGAACCGCCCCCTACCGCTACACACTCTCCCCCGGCAGCGCCCTTCCGGCCGGCCTCACCCTCTCATCCGGAGGCCTTATTTCTGGAATACCCACTGCCGCCGCAACCAGCAACTTCGCCGTCCTCGTCTCTGACTCCGGCTCGCAGTCCATCTCTGCAAATCTCACCCTCACCATCGACCCGTTGATCACCACCACCGGCAAGCTGACCCTCACCCCCGCAGCCATCAGCGTCGGCGGCACCACAACCGCCTCACTTACCATCACCGCGCCCGCCGGCTCTCCAGCCATGACGGGAACCGTGCAGTTCACACAGAACGGCCAGCCCATTGGCTCACCCGTCGCGCTCACCAATGGCACCGCATCCCTGACGACCCCGGCCTTCACCACCACCGGCACCGTAGCCGTAACGGCCTTCTATAGTGGCGACGCCAACTTCCTCGCCCTCGGCTACCCCTCCGCGAACCTCACCGTCAGCGTCGCGGCCCAACCCGCACTCGTCATCGCTCCCGCTGTAGCCACGGTAGCAACCGGCGCTGATGTATCGGTGACCGCAACCCTCGCCAACTTCGCTTCAGGCGCAGCCGTAACCATGGCCTGCAGCCACCTCCCCACCGACGTCACCTGCTCCTTCTCAAACGTCACCACCACCTCCGCGACCATCACCATCCACACCTCCACAACCTCCGCCGCCCTCGCGCCTGAACCCAGGACCGCCACCAGCGAGCTGATGCTCTGCGCCCTGCCCGGAGTCATTCTGCTCGGCCTCGCAGGACGCCGCAGACGAAGGTCGTTGCATCGTCTCCTGATGCTCTCGGTCGTGACCCTCATAGGCCTTTCCATCGCAGGCTGCGGCAGTCACACCACCATCGACCACGCCGGCACCGGAACTTCCGCCATCACCGTCACCGCCACCGCGGGCGCCCAGACTGCAAGCGCACAGCTCTCCCTGGTGGTTCATAACTAAGCCGCCCGCCGCGCCGCCGCTCACGGATTCGATACCCATCACGCACGGAACAAGTTGGAGAGGACTGCCCATGATTCGCAGCTCATTTGAAGTTTCCACCATCGGCATGCGGCGCATCGCCCGCGCCATGATGGCTGCCGCCCTGCTCGCACTACCCGCCGTCTCACTCGCCCAGACCGCAGTACGAAACCTCGTCACCTCCCCGGTCGATAACGCCATCCGCAGCACGCTCCACGGCTCCACGCCACCGCTGGTCCGGCTCTCGCAGGATCACGGCGCGCTCCCGGACTCCACTCCCGCCAACCGCATGCTGCTCGTCCTCAAGCGCTCTGAACTCCAGCAAGCCCAGCTTGACCAGGCCCTCGCCGACCTCCAGAACCCTCACACCGCCAGCTATCACCACTGGCTCACGCCGGACACATTCGCCACCCGCTTCGGTCCCACCGACGCCGATATCACCGCAGCCAATACCTGGCTCACCAGCCAGGGCTTCGCCATCAACAAGCTCTCCAAGGGCCACACCGCCATCGAGTTCTCGGGCACCGTAGCCCAGGTCCGCAACGCCTTCGGCACACAGCTCCACAGCTACACCGCCCCGGACGGCCGCGCCTTCCACGCCAACAACACCGATCCCCAGATCCCCGCAGCTCTCGCGCCCGTAGTCGCAGGCGTAGCAGCG
This region of Granulicella tundricola MP5ACTX9 genomic DNA includes:
- a CDS encoding beta strand repeat-containing protein → MSPGRLVGRLLVAAALCLGSLCPAHAQKATESLVYSFAGTTDSQVPAASLIQAGDGQLYGTTIGNFFTDYGSVYKLGLNGAYTTVYKFGGITDSATPFAPLYQAADGNLYSTTYGNLLFGTDGTVFSITPAGKLTTLYSFTGATDGANPEGGLVQLSDGTFFGATPNAATGYGTLFQIGTAKPLTTLISFNKFNGAGAIAAPVEGTDGNFYGVSGVGGASGFGSIYQLTPSGTLTPIYNFTGLGDGASPFGPLIEGPDGNFYGATGANGTVKGADKNGTIFRITTAGVLTTLHVMNPATDGSSPLALFLGGDGFLYGNTTSGGANSDGTIFRVSLTGTFTKLYDFATGDATAPQMGLVQASDGTFWGSGSSGAANSLGGVFKLTLSPAPPAPVTLTASASTISLGDPVTLTWTVTNAFSNTMRRCNASISPAPASAAGWSGTQPGKFDSTTNLWSGSTTITPAYPGVYTYGLTCGGTESTTATITVGNAAALTITTQSPLSTAYIGVPYAQTIGVSGGVQPYTFAVTVGSLPAGLALNPTTGAITGTPTLTDSSDFTVKVTDSDAAGASSATANLSIAVLQPLKLVTSSLPDGRLGVAYSQQLTASGGTAPYRYTLSPGSALPAGLTLSSGGLISGIPTAAATSNFAVLVSDSGSQSISANLTLTIDPLITTTGKLTLTPAAISVGGTTTASLTITAPAGSPAMTGTVQFTQNGQPIGSPVALTNGTASLTTPAFTTTGTVAVTAFYSGDANFLALGYPSANLTVSVAAQPALVIAPAVATVATGADVSVTATLANFASGAAVTMACSHLPTDVTCSFSNVTTTSATITIHTSTTSAALAPEPRTATSELMLCALPGVILLGLAGRRRRRSLHRLLMLSVVTLIGLSIAGCGSHTTIDHAGTGTSAITVTATAGAQTASAQLSLVVHN